One stretch of Lysobacter sp. KIS68-7 DNA includes these proteins:
- the ppk1 gene encoding polyphosphate kinase 1 yields MSAVPTPVPAEPAGETDPLRDIALYSNRELSQLDFNFRVLAQARDPQVPLLERLRYLCISCTNLDEFFEIRAATVRHAQDFGLPAGPDGMPQQSVLKEIHDRAADLVDSQYRCWNEELRPQLNAAGVRILPRDAWSAKQTRWLREYFCDEILPVLSPLGLDPAHPFPKILNKSLNIVVVLKGKDAFGRAGHLAIVRAPRSLPRIIQIPPEVSGGPSDFVFLSAVLSAFVDELFPGMQVKGAYQFRVTRNSELIVDEEEVENLALALRDELVGRGYLRAMRLEIAEQCPNDIVRTLLVNFDLPENAVYRINGPVNLNRVIQVYDLVQRPDLKYPPFQPRALRDTDAIFERVNEGDVLLHHPFDSFAPVLELIKQAAEDPNVLAIKQTLYRTGKDSPIVDQLVQAARNGKDVTVVVELRARFDEEANLGLADRLQDAGVQVVYGVVGYKTHAKMLLIVRREGRKLRRYVHLGTGNYHSGTTRAYTDFGLITADPDIGNDVDLIFRQLSGLAPAIKLKRLLQSPFTLHAGVLQRIDRETKHARAGKPAHIIAKMNALNEPQVIRALYVASQAGVRIDLIVRGACTLRPGVPGVSDNIRVRSIVGRFLEHHRVYWFANDGAPELFCSSADWLERNLLRRIETGFPILTPDLAARVYDEALANYLADNVNAWELQADGTYRKLAPDDHHMPHSAQACLLAKLCT; encoded by the coding sequence ATGAGCGCCGTCCCCACCCCCGTGCCGGCCGAACCCGCCGGCGAGACCGATCCGCTGCGCGACATCGCGCTGTACTCGAATCGTGAGCTGTCGCAGCTCGACTTCAACTTCCGCGTGCTCGCACAGGCGCGCGACCCGCAGGTGCCGCTGCTGGAACGGCTGCGCTACCTGTGCATCTCCTGCACCAACCTCGACGAATTCTTCGAGATCCGCGCCGCCACCGTCCGCCATGCGCAGGACTTCGGCCTGCCCGCCGGTCCCGACGGCATGCCGCAGCAGTCGGTGCTCAAGGAAATCCACGATCGCGCCGCCGACCTCGTCGATTCGCAATACCGCTGCTGGAACGAAGAACTGCGCCCGCAGCTCAACGCCGCCGGCGTGCGCATCCTGCCGCGCGATGCGTGGAGCGCGAAGCAGACGCGCTGGCTGCGCGAATACTTCTGCGACGAAATCCTGCCGGTGCTCTCGCCGCTCGGCCTGGATCCGGCGCATCCGTTCCCGAAGATCCTCAACAAGTCGCTGAACATCGTCGTCGTGCTCAAGGGCAAGGACGCGTTCGGCCGCGCCGGGCACCTGGCGATCGTGCGCGCGCCGCGTTCGCTGCCGCGCATCATCCAGATCCCGCCGGAAGTCTCCGGCGGCCCGAGCGACTTCGTGTTCCTCTCCGCGGTCCTGTCGGCCTTCGTCGACGAGCTGTTTCCGGGCATGCAGGTCAAGGGCGCGTACCAGTTCCGCGTCACGCGCAATTCCGAACTGATCGTCGACGAAGAGGAAGTCGAGAACCTCGCGCTCGCCTTGCGCGACGAACTCGTCGGCCGCGGTTACCTGCGCGCGATGCGCCTGGAGATCGCCGAGCAGTGCCCGAACGACATCGTGCGCACGCTGCTGGTCAACTTCGACCTGCCGGAGAACGCGGTCTATCGCATCAACGGCCCGGTCAACCTCAACCGCGTGATCCAGGTCTACGACCTGGTGCAGCGCCCGGACCTGAAATACCCTCCGTTCCAGCCGCGCGCATTGCGCGACACGGACGCGATCTTCGAACGCGTCAACGAAGGCGATGTGCTGCTGCACCACCCCTTCGATTCCTTCGCGCCGGTGCTGGAGCTGATCAAGCAGGCGGCCGAAGACCCGAACGTGCTGGCGATCAAGCAGACGCTGTACCGCACCGGCAAGGATTCGCCGATCGTCGACCAGCTCGTGCAGGCCGCGCGCAACGGCAAGGACGTCACGGTGGTGGTCGAACTGCGCGCGCGCTTCGATGAAGAAGCCAACCTCGGCCTCGCCGATCGCCTGCAGGATGCGGGCGTGCAGGTCGTGTACGGCGTGGTCGGCTACAAGACGCACGCCAAGATGCTGCTCATCGTGCGTCGCGAAGGTCGCAAGCTGCGCCGCTACGTGCACCTGGGCACCGGCAACTACCACTCGGGCACTACGCGTGCGTACACCGACTTCGGCCTGATCACCGCCGACCCCGACATCGGCAACGACGTCGACCTGATCTTCCGCCAGCTCTCCGGCCTTGCGCCGGCGATCAAGCTCAAGCGCCTGCTGCAATCGCCCTTCACGCTGCATGCGGGCGTGCTGCAGCGGATCGATCGCGAGACCAAACATGCGCGCGCAGGCAAGCCCGCGCACATCATCGCGAAGATGAACGCGCTCAATGAGCCGCAGGTGATCCGCGCGCTGTACGTGGCCTCGCAGGCCGGCGTGCGCATCGACCTGATCGTGCGCGGCGCATGCACGCTGCGCCCGGGCGTGCCGGGCGTGTCGGACAACATCCGCGTGCGTTCCATCGTCGGCCGCTTCCTGGAACACCATCGCGTGTACTGGTTCGCCAACGACGGCGCGCCCGAACTCTTCTGCTCCAGCGCCGACTGGCTCGAGCGCAACCTGCTGCGTCGCATCGAAACCGGCTTTCCGATCCTCACGCCGGACCTCGCCGCGCGCGTGTACGACGAGGCGCTGGCGAACTACCTCGCCGACAACGTCAACGCCTGGGAACTGCAGGCCGACGGCACGTATCGCAAGCTCGCGCCGGACGACCACCACATGCCGCATTCGGCGCAGGCGTGCCTGCTGGCGAAACTGTGCACGTGA
- the phoR gene encoding phosphate regulon sensor histidine kinase PhoR codes for MPPRARSAWTLTLGQLAAILGAAVVVGVAVHHVWPVVTFAALGVVAWHYWKLRGVLERLTARTRQPPPQGDGVWNELDRLLHRSQADVRTRKRRLVAMLRAYRAAAMALPDAVVVLERNSQRVQWFNPAASSLLGLQYPRDLGSPLGDRLHTMSLSRWLAAGRNAEPLLDTASPVDPSMRLSLRLIPYSDELWLLVARDVSKLMRLEQMRRDFVANVSHELRTPLTVVHGYLDLLDPADNPDWAPMLAEMQRQSQRMTQLVEDLLTLSRLEAQEGVVDDPVSMAPMLATLRREAEALSQGRHRVVLEDEAPLDLRGSTKELHSAFSNLVSNAVRYTPAGGTIRIRFAPDLGADKAGGAVLAVTDTGFGIPEAHLPRITERFYRVSTSRSRESGGTGLGLAIVKHVLNLHQARLSIESAVGQGSTFACHFGPERVLPREELHDFETDPARESRFGSTGIESPR; via the coding sequence ATGCCACCCCGCGCACGCAGTGCCTGGACCCTGACCCTCGGCCAGCTCGCCGCCATCCTCGGCGCGGCGGTGGTCGTGGGCGTCGCCGTGCACCATGTCTGGCCGGTGGTCACCTTCGCCGCGCTCGGCGTGGTCGCCTGGCATTACTGGAAACTGCGCGGCGTGCTCGAACGCCTCACCGCGCGCACCCGGCAGCCGCCACCGCAGGGCGATGGCGTGTGGAACGAACTCGACCGATTGCTGCATCGCAGCCAGGCCGACGTGCGCACGCGCAAGCGTCGCTTGGTCGCGATGCTGCGTGCGTATCGCGCAGCGGCGATGGCCCTGCCCGATGCGGTGGTCGTGCTCGAACGCAACAGCCAGCGCGTGCAGTGGTTCAACCCTGCGGCCTCGTCGCTGCTGGGCCTGCAATATCCGCGCGACCTCGGCTCACCGCTCGGCGATCGCCTGCACACGATGTCGCTCTCGCGCTGGCTCGCTGCCGGACGCAACGCCGAACCGCTGCTCGACACCGCCTCGCCCGTGGATCCGAGCATGCGCCTGAGCCTGCGCCTGATCCCGTACTCCGACGAGTTGTGGCTGCTGGTCGCGCGCGATGTCAGCAAGCTCATGCGCCTGGAGCAGATGCGCCGCGATTTCGTCGCCAACGTCTCGCACGAACTGCGCACGCCGCTCACCGTCGTGCACGGTTACCTCGACCTGCTCGATCCCGCCGACAATCCCGACTGGGCGCCGATGCTCGCGGAAATGCAGCGGCAATCGCAGCGCATGACGCAGCTGGTCGAAGACCTGCTCACGCTCTCGCGCCTGGAAGCGCAGGAAGGCGTGGTGGACGATCCGGTGTCGATGGCGCCGATGCTCGCCACGCTGCGTCGCGAAGCCGAAGCGCTGAGCCAGGGCCGCCACCGCGTCGTGCTCGAGGATGAAGCGCCGCTCGACCTGCGCGGCTCGACCAAGGAATTGCACAGTGCGTTCTCCAACCTGGTGAGCAACGCGGTGCGCTACACGCCGGCGGGCGGCACGATCAGGATCCGCTTCGCGCCGGACCTCGGCGCCGACAAAGCGGGTGGCGCCGTGCTCGCCGTCACCGACACCGGCTTCGGTATCCCAGAAGCGCACCTGCCGCGCATCACCGAACGTTTCTATCGCGTTTCCACGAGCCGCTCGCGCGAAAGCGGCGGCACGGGCCTCGGCCTGGCCATCGTCAAGCACGTCCTCAACCTGCACCAGGCGCGCTTGTCGATCGAGAGCGCCGTGGGACAGGGCAGCACCTTCGCCTGCCATTTCGGCCCCGAGCGCGTGCTGCCGCGCGAAGAGCTCCACGATTTCGAGACCGATCCGGCGCGCGAATCGCGCTTCGGGTCCACGGGCATAGAATCCCCACGATGA
- the phoB gene encoding phosphate regulon transcriptional regulator PhoB → MQKRILIVDDEPAIRDMVAFALRRGEFDPIHAADAREAQAAIADKVPDLILLDWMLPGTSGLDLARRWRKESLTREIPIIMLTARGEENDRVGGLEAGVDDYVVKPFSARELLARIRAVMRRSREDDEDGSVKVGPLRIDGAAHRVFADEAPVQIGPTEYRLLHFFMTHPERVYTRSQLLDHVWGGSVYVEERTVDVHIRRLRKTLEPHRLDEMVQTVRGAGYRFSAAV, encoded by the coding sequence ATGCAGAAACGCATCCTCATCGTCGACGACGAGCCTGCGATCCGCGACATGGTCGCCTTCGCCCTCCGCAGGGGCGAATTCGATCCCATCCATGCCGCCGACGCCCGCGAGGCGCAAGCCGCCATCGCCGACAAGGTCCCCGACCTCATCCTGCTCGACTGGATGCTCCCGGGCACCAGCGGCCTGGACCTGGCCCGTCGCTGGCGCAAGGAATCGCTGACCCGCGAGATCCCGATCATCATGCTCACCGCCCGTGGCGAGGAGAACGACCGGGTGGGCGGCCTCGAAGCCGGCGTCGACGACTACGTCGTCAAACCCTTCTCCGCCCGCGAACTGCTGGCCCGCATCCGCGCCGTCATGCGCCGTTCGCGCGAGGACGACGAGGACGGCAGCGTCAAGGTCGGCCCGCTGCGCATCGATGGCGCGGCGCACCGCGTGTTCGCCGACGAGGCGCCGGTGCAGATCGGCCCGACCGAATACCGCCTGCTCCATTTCTTCATGACCCACCCCGAACGCGTCTACACGCGCTCGCAGCTGCTCGACCACGTGTGGGGCGGCAGCGTGTACGTCGAGGAACGCACCGTGGACGTGCACATCCGGCGCCTGCGCAAGACGCTGGAACCGCATCGCCTGGACGAAATGGTCCAGACCGTGCGCGGCGCCGGTTACCGCTTCTCCGCAGCCGTCTAG
- a CDS encoding M48 family metalloprotease produces MPRLRLLSASLCAALATLVVAAPIAAQTTGNRLPDIGSSAGQMLNPKQQEAYGAMTLSQLRHYGYVLEDPLLEDWLQSVGHRLAANSDRPRQQFTFFLLKDRQINAFATLGGYIATNAGLVLAASREDQVASVLSHEIAHVTQDHVLRGVERAQKDSVPILLAMLGAIMVAQKAGGNSSDDATMAALSAGQALMYQRQINYTRDNEAEADRVGMQTLARSGYDPNAMAEFFTTLQGWVRVNQGGEKERTPDYLQTHPITVTRISEAKERAAQMKPQNSFAAGGASANPLLPSNLRLPDQGLTPAGTGVFGYAKERLRVLSADTPAQAIREYEQMTNKAPLDDSQRYGLALARLLSNQPSAAMAELAPLIERHPGDLWLQLAMGEAESHAGKHAEADKRFQALLDRMPRNRPVALTYAQVLAERGDAASGKRAQSVLRPLAASASDDPTYQETFGRASDLAGDPVRAGEAHAEAEYLNGRPERALMQLENLKKRGDLDYYARARIDARIAAITPTVLELRRQGVKDEVLQD; encoded by the coding sequence CGCCTGCCCGACATCGGCTCCTCCGCCGGACAGATGCTGAATCCAAAACAGCAGGAAGCCTACGGCGCGATGACGCTGAGCCAGCTGCGCCATTACGGCTACGTGCTGGAGGATCCGCTGCTGGAGGACTGGCTGCAGTCGGTGGGCCATCGCCTCGCCGCCAACAGCGACCGCCCGCGCCAGCAGTTCACCTTCTTCCTGCTGAAGGACCGCCAGATCAACGCGTTCGCCACGCTGGGCGGTTACATCGCGACCAACGCCGGCCTGGTGCTCGCCGCCTCGCGCGAAGACCAGGTGGCCAGCGTGCTCTCGCACGAAATCGCGCACGTCACGCAGGACCACGTGCTGCGCGGCGTCGAGCGCGCGCAGAAGGACAGCGTGCCGATTCTGCTGGCGATGCTCGGCGCGATCATGGTCGCGCAGAAGGCCGGCGGTAACTCGAGCGACGACGCCACCATGGCGGCGCTCTCCGCAGGCCAGGCGCTCATGTACCAGCGCCAGATCAACTACACCCGCGACAACGAAGCCGAAGCCGACCGCGTCGGCATGCAGACGCTCGCGCGCAGCGGCTACGACCCGAACGCGATGGCCGAATTCTTCACCACGCTGCAAGGCTGGGTGCGCGTGAACCAGGGCGGCGAAAAAGAACGCACGCCCGACTACCTGCAAACGCACCCGATCACCGTCACGCGCATCAGCGAAGCGAAGGAACGCGCGGCGCAGATGAAGCCGCAGAACTCGTTCGCTGCCGGCGGGGCTTCCGCGAATCCGCTGTTGCCGTCCAACCTGCGCCTGCCCGACCAGGGCCTGACGCCGGCCGGCACCGGTGTGTTCGGTTACGCGAAGGAACGCCTGCGCGTGCTCAGCGCCGACACGCCTGCGCAGGCGATCCGCGAATACGAGCAGATGACCAACAAGGCGCCGTTGGACGATTCGCAACGTTACGGCCTCGCCCTCGCCCGCCTGTTGTCGAACCAGCCTTCGGCCGCGATGGCGGAACTCGCGCCGCTGATCGAACGCCACCCCGGCGACCTGTGGCTGCAACTGGCGATGGGCGAAGCCGAAAGCCACGCCGGCAAGCACGCCGAAGCCGACAAGCGTTTCCAGGCCCTGCTCGACCGCATGCCGCGCAACCGGCCGGTCGCGCTGACCTATGCGCAGGTGCTCGCCGAACGAGGCGATGCGGCCTCCGGCAAGCGCGCGCAGTCGGTGCTGCGGCCGCTCGCGGCGAGCGCGTCGGACGACCCGACCTACCAGGAGACCTTCGGCCGCGCGAGCGACCTGGCCGGCGACCCGGTCCGCGCCGGGGAAGCCCACGCCGAGGCCGAGTACCTCAACGGCCGCCCCGAACGGGCCCTGATGCAGCTGGAAAACCTCAAGAAGCGCGGCGACCTCGACTATTACGCCCGCGCCCGCATCGACGCCCGCATCGCCGCGATCACGCCGACCGTGCTCGAGCTCCGCCGCCAGGGCGTGAAGGACGAGGTTCTCCAGGACTGA